Below is a window of Humulus lupulus chromosome 2, drHumLupu1.1, whole genome shotgun sequence DNA.
agtaagaaggtcacgggatgaccccctttaccaacgcccaggtatcctctccctataaataccacgaccctgggcgttgcaaggggttggtgtttttgtggtaaagaaacactctgtaaggaattctcaagagatatcaataatattgactggtggactagagggattttaacctttgaaccccctaaaaaggaaaggagtgataaccttcccccgatactaatttcgccagtttagAGTTACGACACTTTTATAGTACGGTTCAcgatttagcactaatccatcccatttattcgtataattacctgttagcgaagaaccgcgtcaacaagtacCAAGTTCGTTTCTTCACATCTAGCCAAGACTTGTTCAGAGTTAGTCAAACAAGTTTCAATGGATTCATCAAATACTGAAAAATCGTCCATGAAGACTTCAAGAGACTTTTCCACTATATCTGAAAAATTCACCATCATACAACGTTGGAAAGTGGTGGGAGCATTGCACAACCCAAACGACATCCTTCTAAAGGCAAAGTTGCCATAAGGAGAAGTGAAggtagtcttctcttggtcttcttGCACAATGGAAATCTTATTATAGCATGAATACCTATCAAGGAAACAATAAAACTCATTTCATGCCAACTGatcaagcatctgatcaatgaaaggcAGCGGGAAATGGTCTTTCCGAGTAGCCTTATTCAGCTTTCGGTAGTCCATACAAACACGTCACCCTGTCATTGTTCTTGTGGGAATCAACTCATTATTTTCATTAGCCACCACCGTGACTCCACCTTTCTTATGAACACACTGAATTGGGCTGGCCCAAGAACTATCTGAAATTGGGTAAACAATTCCATAATCAAGCCATTTAATTATCTCTGTTCTAaccacttccttcatgataggattaAGCCTTCGCTGCTGCTCAACAGAATTATTACAGCAATCTTCCAACAGAATTTTATGCATACAAAATGAAGGACCTATACCCTAGATATCTGCCATGGTCCAACCAATAGCCGTTGTATATCTCTTCAAAACACCCAGCAACAAAGGCCCTTTTTCAGCTCCTAACATGGCTGAAATAATCACAGGCAAAGTCTCGTTATCTCTCAAATAGGCATACTTCAAGTGATTAGGCGAAGGCTTCAACTCTAACTTTGGTGACTCTTGAATAGAGGGCTTAGGAGGCTTAAAATTCCCTTACGACAAGTCCAATGACTCAAAAGGCCTCCTAAATTTAGTAAAGGGCTACTTTGACTCCACCCATGTAACTTGCCTTTCTTCCTCTTCACTTAAGTCTTCAAGCTTTTCAAGTGACCTTAAACCCATTCCATCTTTAAAAGCTTCCTTGTGGAATTTTTCATCGACAATTATCTCAATTACACTCAGTCGAGAGCATTCCTCAATCTCATCTGGAAACTTTATAGCGTTGAAGACATTAAAAGTAacttgttggtcattcaccctcaTAGTAAGCTCCCTGTTTTGTACGTCAATCAAAGTCTTCCCGatagctagaaatggcctacccaaGATAATAGGAACATCTCTATCTGCTTCATAATCAAGAATGATGAAATCTGCTGGAAAAATGAATTTATCAACTTGCACAAGTACATCCTCAATCCTTCCTTTCGGATGTGCCATAGATCGATCTGCTAATTGCAAAGTGACTGTGGTTGATCTTGCTTCTCCAATCCCCAACCTCTTGAAAAttgacatgggcatcaaattgatactaGCCCCCAAATCACAAAGTACTCTACCAACATCTCTACCACCAATAGAACAAGGAATTATGAAGCTACCCGAATGTTTGAATTTAggaggaattttattcttcaatatCGCACTACAACCTTCAGTCAAAGCTACCGTTTCAAATTCTCCAAGCCTCATTTTCATAGTTAAAATGTACTTAAAAAATttcacatagttgggcatttgcTCCAAAGCTTCCACCCACGATATATTGATGTGAAGCTGTTTTAAAACATCTAAAAATCTTCGGAGTTGACCATCTTGTTGCTGCTTTTGAAAGCGCTGAGGAAATGGTTGAGGTGGCTTGCTCATAGACTTCTCTCTTGCATTTTGCtgaggaattgctgcagcaattacTTCAGGATCAGAATTTGATATTTTTGAATTCATAACTCTGTCTTCCTTttccacactactttggattgaagtgagCTCACTGTTGCTCTTAGAATTATCCTCAGTCAACTCCAGATTTTTACCACTTCTCAAGGTAACCGCCTTGCAATGCTCTTTACCATCTCTCCTTGTATTTTCAGTATCACTAGGCAAGGTGCCTTGTGGTATATTCTTTAGCTCATTAGCTAGCTGCCCCACTTGAATCTCTAGGTTCCTCAAGGATGTCGCTTGGCTCTGAATCACAAcatcattcttggccatatattctttcattaaactctccaaagagcttgattgagacacttgaggaggaggtagttgagctcttggttgttgttgagaaaactctggtggatatgtaggcttgttttACATTGGTGCTCCTCTTGAACTAGCACCTTGACCCCCCATGAGAAGTTTGGATGCTGCCTCCACCCCAGATTATAAAAGTTCGAGTATGGGTTATTAcggttggcattttgattccccacataACAAACCAAAGCGGGATTCGAAGGACAACTCTCAAAtgtgtgcccatctccacaataaacacaagacaCATCTACAACTTGTCCCATAGGAGCTGGTGGTACCATTCCCCTCAAACTCATGTTCTTTagaaggttagtcattgaagaaacttgagcgGTCAAAGTTGTCAATGCATCCACTTCAAGTACACCATCCACTTTTCGACTTGTTGAGTCTCTAgcattggaccattgataattgttgctagctatcctctccaaaatctcatatgcttcattgtaggacttagagagaatagccccattAGCTGAAGTATCCAACACCATGCTagtggaagaattgagcccattatagaaagtttccatttgtatacaatgtggAATCCCATGGTGTGGGCACTTTCTCAATAACTCCTTGAATCTCTCCCACACTTCACAAAAGAATTCATCTTCCGGGTGCTGAAAATACATGATTTCATTGCGAACTTGGCTTTTTTGGTGGGAggaaaatactttatcaagcatTTTTCAGTCAACTCATTCCAAATAGTCATCgagtcgggaggaagggtgtTTAGCCAAGTTCTAGCTcgatccctcaaagagaaagggaacaatttcaaccttagggcctcgtcacttactccttgtagcttgaaagaatcgctcatctccaaaaatgaatgaagatgaagatgaggatccttagtaggcagcccactaaattgagccactgtttgcaacatttggaacatcatGGGCTTTAACTCGAGTTGGGGTGCTTGAATTTTAGGCCTAACAATGCCCGGATTGAGCTCATTGAACATGATGGCGGCATACTCCCTTATGCCTCTCTCTATCATTGGCCATAGCAATCGTGTTAGCGacattattagcaccctcaactccttcaacctcttccGCCATATTAAGGTGATTTAGAGCCtgttgttcccttagtcttcttctaacTATTCGTTTAATCTCagggtcaataggagctagttcaatgtcCTCTTGCTCGTTCATACAGTAGGTCACCTGagaaaacacaagagcaagcaaACAAGGTCAGCTcaacatagaaaaataaattgCAAGTAATTTATATTACACAAATTTCTAATTCCAATCCCCGGCAGCGGCGCCAAAAACTTTTTGtgaaaa
It encodes the following:
- the LOC133815414 gene encoding uncharacterized protein LOC133815414 → MAKNDVVIQSQATSLRNLEIQVGQLANELKNIPQGTLPSDTENTRRDGKEHCKAVTLRSGKNLELTEDNSKSNSELTSIQSSVEKEDRVMNSKISNSDPEVIAAAIPQQNAREKSMSKPPQPFPQRFQKQQQDGQLRRFLDVLKQLHINISWVEALEQMPNYVKFFKYILTMKMRLGEFETVALTEGCSAILKNKIPPKFKHSGSFIIPCSIGGRDVGRVLCDLGASINLMPMSIFKRLGIGEARSTTVTLQLADRSMAHPKGRIEDVLVQVDKFIFPADFIILDYEADRDVPIILGRPFLAIGKTLIDVQNRELTMRVNDQQVTFNVFNAIKFPDEIEECSRLSVIEIIVDEKFHKEAFKDGMGLRSLEKLEDLSEEEERYSCYNKISIVQEDQEKTTFTSPYGNFAFRRMSFGLCNAPTTFQRCMMVNFSDIVEKSLEVFMDDFSVFDESIETCLTNSEQVLARCEETNLVLVDAVLR